ACAGCAGATCGTAAGGGTCATGAGTGTGGAGTCCAAGTTGTACAAAATGAGGCGTAAGGAGTCCATGACCATTAAGGGTCTTACAACATTGTTATCCAACATGCTCAGTGGACAGAGGTACTATCCTTTGATGGTACAGCTTCTTGTTGGAGGATACGACAAGACCGGACCTTCAATTTATTCACTTGATGCCCTTGGTGGAAGTATAGAAGAAACAAAAGCTGTATCTACCGGTTCAGGCTCTCCGTTTGCATATGGTGTGCTTGAGGACAGGTACAGAGAGAACATGTCCACTGAAGAAGGTGTTGAACTGGCTGTAAGAGCACTTCACAATGCTATGAAGAGAGACTCTGCATCCGGTGAGAACATTGATGTGGTTGTAATTACAGAAGATAAATACACAAGACTTGATATGGAAGACGTTAAGAAAATGAGGGAAGTATTGTAACAGATTCAATAATCCTTTAATTTCTCATTTAACTAATATTTTACATATAGTTCTTTTAACTATATCATTTTTTACTTTTTTATAAGGAAGGCTGTTTTAATGGCGGTAGAAGAAGTACTATCTGATCTGAAGAAGAAAATAGAAGAAAAATTACCTAGCGGTACTACTATTTCTAGTGTTGAGTTTGAAGGCCCCCAGCTAGTTGTTTATACAGAAGAGCCTAAAAAGTTTGCAGATAACGGTAATATTGTCAGGAATCTGGCAAAAGCACTCAGGACTCGTATTGTTGTACGTCCTGATCCAAAGGTGCTTATTCCTCCTGAGGAATCAATTGATAAGATATTGCAGACCGTTCCGGAAGAGTCCGGTGTTTCCAATTATCACTTCGATCCTGATGTAGGTGAAGTAATAATAGAAGCTGAAAAACCAGGTCTTGTAATTGGAAAACACGGCGAGACTTTAAGAGAGATAACTAAAAAGATAGGATGGACCCCAAAAGTTGTAAGGACTCCGCCTATTAAATCACGTACTGTACAGAACATACGTGAGTTCATGCGTACCAATCATAAAGAAAGAAAGGACATCCTCAAATCAGTTGGAAGAAAGATCCACAGAGGATGCACTTCAAAAGATGAGTGGGTAAGGGTAACTTCCCTTGGCGGTGCAAAGGAAGTAGGAAGAAGCTGCTTTATTATCTCAACTCCTGAATCCCGCATAATGATC
The sequence above is a segment of the uncultured Methanolobus sp. genome. Coding sequences within it:
- the psmB gene encoding archaeal proteasome endopeptidase complex subunit beta, which encodes MVNDKHYTGTTTVGIVCKDGVVLATEQRATMGNFIASKTAKKVYQIDEKVAMTIAGSVGDAQQIVRVMSVESKLYKMRRKESMTIKGLTTLLSNMLSGQRYYPLMVQLLVGGYDKTGPSIYSLDALGGSIEETKAVSTGSGSPFAYGVLEDRYRENMSTEEGVELAVRALHNAMKRDSASGENIDVVVITEDKYTRLDMEDVKKMREVL